The nucleotide sequence GACCGGTTCGACTTGGAGATTACGCCACTTTGATCGCCACCCCGGATCGCAGAATTCGGCTTTCGGTGTGGTCAAACGAACCGGGCAAGGGGGAAATCCGCATCGGCAACTATTGTCTGATCAGCCCCGGCGTCCGGATCGGAGCATCGGTGTGCATCACCATCGGCGACAACTGCATGATCGCCAGCGGCGCCTACATTACCGATTGCGACTGGCACGGCATTTATGACCGGGTGGCGCCCGGCGAAAGCCGGCCGGTGACAATCGAAAATAATGTCTGGATCGGAGATGGGGCCATCATCTGCAAAGGGGTTTCGATCGGCGAAAACAGCATCGTGGGCGCCGGGGCTGTCGTCACCCGCGGCATCGAGCCCAACGTCATCGCAGCCGGAAATCCAGCCCAACTCGTCAAACGGCTCGATCCCGATCACCCCATGCGCACCCGGGGCGACTGGTTCCGGGAGCATCCCGATCTGGGGCGGGAGCTGGAAATCTGGGACCGCTGCGTCATGCAGCAGAACAGCTTCCGGGGATGGCTCCGGGCACTCCTGTTTCCGAAGCGGGGGGATTGAAACGGGATGTCGGGCGCCTGATCGGGATGGGGGGCTGTTCGAAGAACGTCCCTGGATTGTCAGGAGATGATGGTTTCACAAAAAGCCCATCCTTTGGCTCATGTCTGTCAGAAAGCGGGGTTTGCGTTCAAGCCCTGTCTATGAATTTCGATTTTTCCCGCTCCTCGGTAACGCAATAAATGCCGCCTCCTTCCAGGCCCGGTGATGATCAGTCCCACGCTACCGGGCCGATTCGAAAACCTATCACAAACCAGTGGTACTACCAATACCCCATTGCTTGCCCCAAAATTTAGTGCCTGAACGGAAAACCCCTATTCGGAGGAGCGGGCCGCCTGCGGGCAGGCAATTTTGCGATACAGCGTGAAATCTTGCGGAACACAGGACAGCCGTCCGATTTATAGCCACACCATTCCCCTCTCTTCTCAATTTGTGCGGGTGTGTCTGAATACCGGTGGGATCAAATCCCGTTGATCATTTCGGGTTAAATCGGTATTACAGCCTCATTCTGCCCTTCTCCTCGCTGGTAGTGAGGAGGGCAGGGTGAGACTGCCGTCCCGGAGACTTTCATTTATCGGGGTGAATGGCTTAGGAATCCCCCATGCAGCCGGGGCTGCACCCCGGTTAATGAAAGTCGCAGGAGCAAGCTACAAAAAATGGGAGCCATCCGCTTTCTTCTGACTTCTGACTTCTGATATTCGACTTTCGTAGAAGTGAGGCGGGAGAATTGCCCAGGATTTTGGGTTGTGAACGAAAACCCGATTTGGTTTCAGAACAGAAAGCCATTCTTCGAGGCGATGTGTTGCCTGATGAAGATTTCGCAAGCATTCGGTTGTTCATGGAAAAGGCTGTTGCAGGGTTGCGGCAGAGATAGGCGAGAAGGAGACGGAGGAATGTCTGAACAATGGATTCGCGGGAGATGTTTCAGGTGGATTGCGGCGGCGGCATGGCTCTTTCTGCTGGGTGTATCGATTGCACAGGATGCCTTGGCCGCGAAAAACGTCATCGTGTGTATTGCGGACGGCTGTTCGGCCGAACAGTACACCTTCGCCCGATGGATGAAGGGCGCGCCGTTGTCCTTTGACGGGCTTCAGGTCGGCGCGATCCGCACCCATATCGCGGATTCCGTCGTTGCGGATTCCGCTCCTGCAGCCACGGCATTTGCCACCGGCGTTCTGTCGAGTGACAAACACATCGGCGTCGGTCCGGGGCCAAGCGTTTTGACCGGCATCTCTCCACCGGATCCGGGCATGCAGTACAGGCCGGTGGCTACCGTTCTCGAAGGGGCGAAACTGCTGGGCAAATCCGTTGGTGTGGTCGCCACAAGCCGGGTCAGCCATGCCACGCCTGCTGCCTTCATCAGTCATACGCCTTTCCGCGACAAGGAAACCGACATCATGGAACAGGCTGTGTACCAGCGGCTCGATGTGGCCTTTGGCGGCGGGAAAAGCTGGCTGATTCCCAAAGAAGCCGGGGGAAAGCGAGCTGATGGCGAGGATTTGCTCCAGGTTCTGCACCATGCGGGGGTGCAATGGGTGGCGGACCGGCAACAGCTTGCAGCGGTGAGAAGCGGCAGGGTATTCGGCCTCTTTGCCGACAGTCATCTCGATCCGGATATCGAACGCTCCCGGTTCCATCCATCGCAACCGTCCCTGAAGGAAATGACGGAAAAGGCGATCGAAGTGCTTTCCCGGGATCCCGACGGATTTTTTCTCATGGTGGAAGGAAGCCAGATCGACTGGGCCTGCCATGCGAACGATCCGGCCTATCTGCTGAGCGAACTCCTTGCATACGACGCTGCGGTAGAGGTCGCCGTCCGGTTTGCGAAGTCGCATCCGGACACACTGCTTCTCGTGATCTCGGATCACAACACCGGCGGATTTTCCATCGGCAATTCCGCTTCGAATGCCATGTATTCCCAGATGACACGGGAGGCCTTCCTTGATCCGTTTCAGAAAATGACGCTGACAGCGGCAACGATGTGGGGGCAAATCGGGGAAAACAGAACACCGGAGCGGCTGGCAGAGATCATTCGAGAGGGTTGGGGGATGGATATTTCGGTGGAAGATGCCTCGAGCATTCTGAAGCTATCCGAACGATACAAGACGGCGCCGTCTTCCGCAATTGGTGAGGTGCTCAGCCCGAAGTACACCTATGTGGGCTGGACGACGCACGGCCACTGCGGCGGGGATGTTCCGCTCTTTGCCTATGGCCCCGGAAAGCCGCACGGCAACCTACACGCCACCGAAATTGCCGGTGTCTGCGTTCGTGCGCTGGGTGTCGATCTTCGGAAACTGAACGAGCGGCTGTTTGTGGATGCCGCCCAGGTATTCGATTCGGTGCGGATCGATACCCCGCGAACGGACAATCCGGTGGGCGTCGTTACCTGGAAAGGCAGGCAGGCGTCCTTCATGGTGAACAAGAATCTCATGGAAATCGATGGAAAGGCCTATCCATTGGAAGGTGTCGTCGTGTATATCCCCAATACCGGGAAACTCTATGTTCCGCTGGATGCCGTTCAACGACTCCAGGGAAAACCGCGACGACTCCCTGCGGTCCGTCTATAGCGCTCATGTGGGGGCATTTTCGGATACCATCCATCGTACTCGCATTGAATGAGGAGAATGATATGGAAGATCGTGTTAGCCGAAAGAACTGTCCTTCCTGTGGCGAGCCGGTCGAGGATGGCTGGCGTATCTGCCCGGTGTGTGAAGCGGATCTTCGCGGGCTTGCCTGCCCGAAGTGCGGGAAAGCCGTTCGGGAAAACTGGAAACGATGTCCGTATTGCGAGACCGCCCTGTTCTGCAGCACCTGCAACAAGCGTATTCCGGCCGGACACGAGCGTTGCCCCGAATGTCGGCCGACCGAACCGGAGGCCATCCTGATCGAGCCGGTAACGGAGCTCGTTTTCATCCGGATTCCGGGGGGGACGTTTTCGATGGGGGATGTGTTCGGCGACGGTTTGGAAAACGAGCGGCCGGTTCATTCCGTGAAGCTCGCCCCGTTTTGCCTGTCCGTCTGCCCCGTGGCCCAAAGAGCCTGGGGTCGAGTGATGGATCGCAATCCGTCCCGGTTTGTCGGGGACGATCTTCCGGTGGAATCCGTTTCCTGGTTCGATGCCCAGGAATTTCTCACGCGGCTTCAGGAAAAAAGCCCCCTGAAGGCCCGGTTCAACCTGCCGACGGAAGCCCAGTGGGAATATGCCGCCCGAAGCGGCGGAAGACCCGAGCGCCATGCAGGCGGCGATGATCTGGATCTGCTGGGATGGTACGCCGACAATTGTGATGGAAAGCCGCAGCCGGTCGGAAAGAAACGGCCCAACGGACTGGGGCTTCACGACATGAGCGGGAATGTGTGGGAATGGTGCGCGGATGTATTTCGTGACGATGCCTACAGCCGTCATGCGGCCGAAGATCCTGTCGAAACCCGAAGCGGCGAGGAGCGGGTACTTCGCGGCGGAGCCTTTCACCTCGATGCATGGAGCGCCCGGACGATGCGGCGATTTTCCCTGAATCCCGAATTCTGCGGTCCTGCCGTCGGGTTTCGGGTGGCTCTTCAGCCGGAATGAGCCGAGCGCCATTGCAAGAGGCTTCGGATGCGCTCTCCGGCTCTCAGATAGTGCTGCTTTTCGGTTCCGGTGAAGGCAATCCCGTAAATCACCGGGAAATAGATGAGTGACAATCCGGCTGCCGCCGTCAACCGGAGGTAATCGGGAACGATCCAGAAGTGGACGGCTGCGGCGTATATCCCCATGACCATGCAGGCCCTCAGCATCACGAGTCCATAGGTGCGGACCCATTCTTCCGGTTTCAGGAATCCGACCGAGCGCATGGCGATCATCGGGCCGAGGATGCCTGCAAAAACGGTGATCGGAATCGCCGTTCCCAGGGCGACGCCCACCAGGCCCATCGATTGCACCAGCAGCAGGCTCAGCCCGAGATTCGCCGCCCCCTCCACGATGTTCAGGAAACTGATGGTGGTATGCAGGGAAAGCCCACGCAGGAGATTGACGGTGGGATATTGGGAGAGGGCGATGCCGATGCCGATCGTCAGAATGACGAGAACCGGGTAACTTTCCGTAAAATCCCCCCCCACCCACCGCACGATGAAGGCCCTGCCCAGCACGAGAAACATCCCCCCGATATAGACGCTCAGAACGGATGCGATCTTGATGAGCAGGTAGTAGACATCCCGGAGGAGATCCGGGTTCCCCCGGGCGTCGAGGCCGCTGAACAGGGGGATGCTCATGCCGATGAAGGCAGCGACCGATTCCATGAAATAGGCGCTTAGCCGCGATGCGATGGCGTAGACGGCGACATGGGAAAGGGGACAGAAGGCCGAGATGACGACCAGATCGATCTGAAACCGCAGGATGTCCCCGATGGCTGCGATCAGGTTCTTGTAACTGTAGTCGAGCATCCGCAGGGCGGTTTCCATTCGGACGAAGCGCCTCGATAGATGCATATCCCCGTAGAGCATCCGATAGAGGACGACCAACAACAGGCCGCCTGCGGCATTGACCCCGAAGGTGATGAGGGCCAGGGCGACGATGCCGTGACCGCTCGAAAGCGCATACACGACGAGAGCCGCCCGAAGAACGGCCTTCAGCGTTTCGACTGCCGAAAGGATGTCCTGCCGAAGCCTGGCTTCGAAATATCCGATCCATGTTCTCAGCGGAAACTGAACGGCCGTATCGACGACGAGAACGATCCATACCGCCTGGAACAGGGAGAACACGGTTTCCCGGGCCACCCATGCATGAATGGGCCGTGCACCGACGCCAAGACCGAAGGCGATGCAGATGCCGATGCCGACGAACACGGCAAGTGCCGAGCAGAAGATCTCGCTTGCCAACCGCCCGTCTTGTTTCTCGAAGGCTTGGGGCAGGAATCGTTTGAGAGCGGAATTGAGGCCGAGATCGAGAAGGCCGGAAAACCCCATGATACCGCCGATGAGCGACCACAGGCCGAAGAGAGAAGAGCCGATATGCCGGATGATGAAGGGAGTCAGGACGAGACTCAATCCGACGCTGACGGCCAAGGAAAGGACGCGGCCGAGCGAGCCGAGGATAAGGCGCTGTCCGGTGCCGCTCATGGCTTCAGGATCTTGACGATTTTGGCCGGATTCCCGGCGACAACGGCAAACGGCGGAACGACACCCGTGACAACGCTTCTGGCCGCAATGACTGCGGCTTCTCCGATGGTCGACCCCTTCAGGACAAGCGCCCCTTCTCCGATCCAGACCCGATCGCCGATGGCGACGGGATGGACGTCTTCGGGATCGGGGGGAAGATGGGCGGTTCGCTTGTCGGGATCGAGGGGATGCCCGTCGTTGTCGAAGATGCCGACATTGGAGGCGATGTAGCCGTGGGAGCCGATCGAAATGGATCGGGCGACCCCGATGGTGAGGCCCGGCCCGAGATAGGTGTGGTCTCCGACCGTGAAGACGGGATCGTCGAAAATCTTCGATGCCGAAAACGTCGAACGGCTGTGCATCGTGACATCGGCTCCGAAGCGCATCCGGATCGGGCCGCTGATGTAGGGAAAGGCTCCCAGGACCTGAACGTATTGAAAGCGGGGGCCGACCGATTCGCATCGGCTGCGGAAGAGCGGATCGTAGTAGAAGAAGGTGGCGAACCTTCGAAAGAAAGCCCTTCGGGCGGTTCGCTCGTGATAG is from Desulfatirhabdium butyrativorans DSM 18734 and encodes:
- a CDS encoding SUMF1/EgtB/PvdO family nonheme iron enzyme; translated protein: MEDRVSRKNCPSCGEPVEDGWRICPVCEADLRGLACPKCGKAVRENWKRCPYCETALFCSTCNKRIPAGHERCPECRPTEPEAILIEPVTELVFIRIPGGTFSMGDVFGDGLENERPVHSVKLAPFCLSVCPVAQRAWGRVMDRNPSRFVGDDLPVESVSWFDAQEFLTRLQEKSPLKARFNLPTEAQWEYAARSGGRPERHAGGDDLDLLGWYADNCDGKPQPVGKKRPNGLGLHDMSGNVWEWCADVFRDDAYSRHAAEDPVETRSGEERVLRGGAFHLDAWSARTMRRFSLNPEFCGPAVGFRVALQPE
- a CDS encoding alkaline phosphatase — its product is MSEQWIRGRCFRWIAAAAWLFLLGVSIAQDALAAKNVIVCIADGCSAEQYTFARWMKGAPLSFDGLQVGAIRTHIADSVVADSAPAATAFATGVLSSDKHIGVGPGPSVLTGISPPDPGMQYRPVATVLEGAKLLGKSVGVVATSRVSHATPAAFISHTPFRDKETDIMEQAVYQRLDVAFGGGKSWLIPKEAGGKRADGEDLLQVLHHAGVQWVADRQQLAAVRSGRVFGLFADSHLDPDIERSRFHPSQPSLKEMTEKAIEVLSRDPDGFFLMVEGSQIDWACHANDPAYLLSELLAYDAAVEVAVRFAKSHPDTLLLVISDHNTGGFSIGNSASNAMYSQMTREAFLDPFQKMTLTAATMWGQIGENRTPERLAEIIREGWGMDISVEDASSILKLSERYKTAPSSAIGEVLSPKYTYVGWTTHGHCGGDVPLFAYGPGKPHGNLHATEIAGVCVRALGVDLRKLNERLFVDAAQVFDSVRIDTPRTDNPVGVVTWKGRQASFMVNKNLMEIDGKAYPLEGVVVYIPNTGKLYVPLDAVQRLQGKPRRLPAVRL
- a CDS encoding acyltransferase, whose translation is MFEKWALWIKRRQTPFADFLYRMAKGFQHGNLPDAVLPFYRLLYHERTARRAFFRRFATFFYYDPLFRSRCESVGPRFQYVQVLGAFPYISGPIRMRFGADVTMHSRSTFSASKIFDDPVFTVGDHTYLGPGLTIGVARSISIGSHGYIASNVGIFDNDGHPLDPDKRTAHLPPDPEDVHPVAIGDRVWIGEGALVLKGSTIGEAAVIAARSVVTGVVPPFAVVAGNPAKIVKILKP
- a CDS encoding acyltransferase — protein: MRKDHRPYALKKAHQHFERWYTRRWLKPHFASFGRGASVLRPWFVEVFGGPVRLGDYATLIATPDRRIRLSVWSNEPGKGEIRIGNYCLISPGVRIGASVCITIGDNCMIASGAYITDCDWHGIYDRVAPGESRPVTIENNVWIGDGAIICKGVSIGENSIVGAGAVVTRGIEPNVIAAGNPAQLVKRLDPDHPMRTRGDWFREHPDLGRELEIWDRCVMQQNSFRGWLRALLFPKRGD
- a CDS encoding lipopolysaccharide biosynthesis protein, with protein sequence MSGTGQRLILGSLGRVLSLAVSVGLSLVLTPFIIRHIGSSLFGLWSLIGGIMGFSGLLDLGLNSALKRFLPQAFEKQDGRLASEIFCSALAVFVGIGICIAFGLGVGARPIHAWVARETVFSLFQAVWIVLVVDTAVQFPLRTWIGYFEARLRQDILSAVETLKAVLRAALVVYALSSGHGIVALALITFGVNAAGGLLLVVLYRMLYGDMHLSRRFVRMETALRMLDYSYKNLIAAIGDILRFQIDLVVISAFCPLSHVAVYAIASRLSAYFMESVAAFIGMSIPLFSGLDARGNPDLLRDVYYLLIKIASVLSVYIGGMFLVLGRAFIVRWVGGDFTESYPVLVILTIGIGIALSQYPTVNLLRGLSLHTTISFLNIVEGAANLGLSLLLVQSMGLVGVALGTAIPITVFAGILGPMIAMRSVGFLKPEEWVRTYGLVMLRACMVMGIYAAAVHFWIVPDYLRLTAAAGLSLIYFPVIYGIAFTGTEKQHYLRAGERIRSLLQWRSAHSG